Proteins encoded in a region of the Flammeovirga yaeyamensis genome:
- the thiC gene encoding phosphomethylpyrimidine synthase ThiC has translation MKKQDKIPSQDVISREPFTGSKKIYVDGKIHNIKVAMREIEQADTNHKFLNKVEKNPSITVYDTSGPFTDPDIEIDVRKGLNKLRKDWILDRGDVEELPKLSSEYGIERLENSELDHLRFEHIKKPLKAKKGQNVSQMHYARKGIITPEMEYIAIRENQRIEEQEGKFGTQHPGNSFGANTPVGKITPEFVRDEVAAGRAVIPNNINHPESEPMIIGRNFLVKINANIGNSAVTSSIEEEVEKTVWACRWGADTIMDLSTGKNIHETREWVIRNSPVPIGTVPIYQALEKVNGKAEDLTWEIFRDTLIEQAEQGVDYFTIHAGVLLRYVPMTAKRVTGIVSRGGSIMAKWCLAHHKENFLYTHFEEICEIMKAYDVAFSLGDGLRPGSIADANDEPQLSELRTLGELTKIAWKHDVQTIIEGPGHVPMHMIKENMDAQLQDCYEAPFYTLGPLTTDIAPGYDHITSAIGAAQIGWYGTAMLCYVTPKEHLGLPNKADVKEGVITYKIAAHAADLAKGHPGAQYRDNAMSKARFEFRWEDQFNLSLDPDTAREYHDETLPAEGAKVAHFCSMCGPNFCSMKITQDVRDFAAKQEQEEGLKQKSEEFKELGGEIYH, from the coding sequence ATGAAAAAGCAAGACAAAATCCCTAGTCAGGACGTCATCAGCCGTGAGCCTTTCACTGGATCGAAAAAGATCTATGTAGATGGTAAGATTCACAACATCAAAGTAGCGATGCGTGAAATCGAGCAAGCTGACACTAATCACAAATTCTTAAATAAGGTAGAAAAGAACCCTTCTATCACAGTTTATGATACATCAGGACCTTTCACAGATCCAGATATCGAAATTGATGTAAGAAAAGGTTTGAACAAACTACGTAAAGATTGGATCCTTGACAGAGGAGATGTAGAAGAATTACCAAAACTATCATCTGAGTATGGTATCGAACGTTTAGAAAATTCTGAATTGGATCACTTACGTTTCGAGCATATCAAAAAGCCATTAAAAGCGAAAAAAGGACAAAATGTTTCTCAAATGCACTATGCACGTAAGGGAATCATTACTCCTGAAATGGAATATATCGCTATTCGTGAGAATCAAAGAATCGAAGAGCAAGAAGGAAAATTCGGTACACAACACCCAGGTAATAGCTTTGGTGCTAACACTCCAGTAGGTAAAATTACTCCTGAGTTTGTTCGTGATGAAGTAGCTGCAGGTCGTGCCGTAATTCCTAACAACATCAACCACCCAGAGTCTGAGCCAATGATTATTGGTCGTAACTTCTTGGTGAAAATCAACGCTAACATTGGTAACTCAGCGGTGACATCTTCTATCGAAGAAGAAGTAGAAAAAACAGTTTGGGCTTGCCGTTGGGGTGCTGATACTATCATGGACCTTTCAACAGGTAAAAACATCCACGAAACTCGTGAGTGGGTGATCCGTAACTCTCCAGTGCCGATCGGTACAGTGCCAATTTACCAAGCATTAGAGAAAGTAAATGGTAAAGCTGAGGACTTAACTTGGGAGATTTTCCGTGATACATTGATCGAACAAGCTGAGCAAGGTGTCGATTACTTCACAATCCACGCAGGCGTTCTTTTACGTTACGTTCCAATGACAGCGAAACGTGTGACTGGTATCGTATCTCGTGGTGGTTCAATCATGGCGAAATGGTGTTTAGCACATCACAAAGAAAACTTCTTGTACACTCACTTCGAAGAGATTTGTGAGATCATGAAAGCATACGACGTAGCCTTCTCATTAGGTGATGGTCTTCGTCCAGGTTCAATTGCTGATGCAAACGATGAGCCTCAACTTTCAGAATTGAGAACATTAGGTGAGTTGACTAAAATTGCTTGGAAGCATGACGTTCAGACGATCATTGAAGGTCCTGGTCACGTTCCAATGCACATGATCAAAGAAAACATGGATGCTCAGTTGCAAGACTGCTACGAAGCTCCTTTCTATACATTAGGTCCATTAACTACGGATATCGCTCCAGGTTATGACCACATTACTTCTGCAATTGGTGCTGCTCAAATTGGATGGTACGGTACTGCAATGCTTTGCTATGTAACACCAAAAGAGCACTTAGGTTTACCAAATAAAGCAGACGTAAAAGAAGGTGTAATCACTTATAAAATTGCAGCACACGCGGCTGACTTGGCAAAAGGTCACCCAGGTGCTCAATACCGTGATAACGCTATGTCAAAAGCTCGTTTTGAATTCCGTTGGGAAGATCAATTCAACTTATCGTTGGATCCTGATACTGCTCGTGAATATCATGACGAAACACTTCCTGCTGAAGGTGCAAAAGTAGCTCACTTCTGCTCGATGTGTGGACCAAACTTCTGTTCGATGAAGATCACTCAAGACGTTCGTGACTTTGCTGCCAAGCAAGAGCAAGAAGAAGGCTTGAAACAGAAGTCTGAGGAATTTAAAGAATTAGGTGGTGAAATCTATCACTAA
- the thiS gene encoding sulfur carrier protein ThiS, producing the protein MNITVNNKSITLPSAFSIAQLLEHMNISVAKGAVAVAINDEIVSKDLWDNHALSENDHVTIVAPAQGG; encoded by the coding sequence ATGAATATCACTGTAAACAATAAGTCTATCACACTTCCGAGTGCATTTTCTATTGCACAGTTATTAGAACACATGAATATTTCTGTGGCAAAGGGCGCGGTTGCCGTAGCCATTAATGATGAAATCGTTTCCAAGGATTTATGGGATAACCATGCCCTTTCGGAAAACGATCATGTGACCATAGTTGCTCCTGCTCAAGGAGGTTAA
- the miaE gene encoding tRNA-(ms[2]io[6]A)-hydroxylase: MQEEFKGQGHMLHLKLPTDPRWVDMVANNNIEDILVDHAYCEQKAASASMSLIVNYPELDELVDTLTPIVAEEWEHFERVLQQLRKRGMSLGRMRKDDYVNGIIKFVKKGGSRTDQLVDKLLVSALIEARSCERFKLLWKGLDDEDLKAFYYELMVSEAGHYVTFIDLARKYQDRDKVDERWQEILKMEAELMKSLGVRADRMH; this comes from the coding sequence ATGCAAGAAGAGTTCAAAGGGCAAGGTCATATGTTACACCTAAAACTACCAACCGATCCAAGGTGGGTAGATATGGTTGCCAATAATAATATAGAAGATATCTTAGTCGATCATGCTTATTGTGAGCAAAAGGCCGCATCAGCTAGTATGTCGTTAATTGTGAATTATCCAGAGTTAGACGAGTTAGTAGATACCTTAACTCCAATTGTAGCCGAAGAATGGGAACATTTTGAAAGAGTATTACAACAACTTCGTAAACGAGGAATGTCTCTTGGTCGAATGAGAAAGGACGATTACGTAAACGGTATCATCAAGTTTGTAAAGAAAGGTGGATCTAGAACAGATCAATTGGTCGATAAACTATTAGTAAGTGCTTTAATTGAAGCAAGATCTTGTGAACGATTCAAATTGCTATGGAAAGGTTTAGATGATGAAGATCTAAAAGCTTTTTATTATGAACTAATGGTTTCTGAGGCAGGGCATTATGTGACTTTTATCGATTTAGCCAGAAAATATCAAGATAGAGATAAAGTAGATGAACGTTGGCAAGAGATCTTAAAAATGGAAGCTGAGTTGATGAAATCTTTAGGAGTGAGAGCGGATAGGATGCATTAG